The proteins below come from a single Methanosarcinales archaeon genomic window:
- a CDS encoding cation:proton antiporter: protein MEFILQLLLILFLAKVLGEVIERMGFSSILGELLAGIFLGIMFIRPDNEILSSFADLGAIFLLFTAGYKEVNLRQLREASKVAFIPTILGVALPFSLGFFLGQAFSFGFLLSLFLGVAFTPTSIGVVVKTLVDYNYLSSRPGSVMLTSAIFDDIIGIFILAVAVTMATFNQFPTNMQFITIMGNLLAYLIIMGLLGYKVFPKLFNYIHKMHVKEAIFTSVVMVALFSAYLAEVFGLHAVIGAFIGGALLSNVPFAKIEDVQRKVSGLSYGIFVPIFFAFIGISVDIGTVRTAGIFSLLVIVLALLGKLVGGFVGSKIIGFDLADSLIFGIGIMPRAGVELVVLSVGKKAGIITDEVFSAVVLMVAISILVSPTLLKFAIEFKERSKTQLT from the coding sequence ATGGAATTTATTCTGCAGCTTCTGCTGATTCTATTTTTGGCAAAGGTTTTAGGAGAAGTTATTGAACGTATGGGATTTTCAAGCATCCTGGGAGAGTTACTGGCAGGAATATTTCTTGGAATTATGTTTATCAGGCCTGATAATGAGATTTTGTCCTCATTTGCGGATCTGGGTGCTATTTTCTTACTGTTCACAGCCGGGTATAAAGAGGTAAATCTCAGACAATTACGAGAAGCCTCAAAGGTAGCATTTATTCCAACCATACTGGGTGTTGCACTGCCTTTTTCACTTGGCTTTTTTTTAGGTCAGGCATTTAGTTTTGGATTTCTGTTGAGCCTTTTTTTGGGTGTGGCATTTACCCCGACCAGTATCGGCGTGGTTGTGAAAACACTGGTGGATTATAATTACCTTTCAAGCAGGCCGGGTTCGGTAATGCTTACTTCAGCCATATTTGATGATATTATAGGGATCTTTATTTTGGCAGTGGCAGTCACAATGGCGACCTTTAATCAATTTCCTACAAATATGCAATTTATAACGATTATGGGTAATCTGTTAGCATACCTGATTATAATGGGTTTATTGGGCTACAAGGTCTTTCCAAAACTTTTCAACTACATCCATAAGATGCATGTAAAGGAGGCCATTTTTACATCCGTTGTTATGGTGGCACTCTTCTCTGCATACCTTGCTGAAGTGTTCGGTCTTCATGCTGTTATCGGAGCATTCATCGGGGGGGCTCTGCTTTCCAATGTTCCTTTTGCAAAGATAGAGGATGTGCAGAGAAAGGTCAGTGGTCTCTCCTATGGAATATTTGTTCCAATTTTCTTTGCATTTATTGGGATCTCAGTAGATATCGGAACAGTTCGAACAGCTGGTATATTCTCTTTACTGGTAATTGTACTGGCGCTTTTGGGTAAACTGGTAGGGGGATTTGTTGGATCAAAGATAATAGGATTCGACCTTGCAGATAGTCTGATATTCGGTATTGGTATAATGCCACGGGCTGGTGTTGAGCTTGTTGTGCTGTCTGTTGGAAAAAAGGCAGGTATTATTACAGATGAAGTATTTTCAGCAGTTGTACTGATGGTTGCAATATCCATCCTGGTCTCTCCAACATTATTAAAATTTGCAATTGAGTTCAAGGAGAGATCAAAAACTCAATTGACATGA